A genomic segment from Kyrpidia tusciae DSM 2912 encodes:
- a CDS encoding efflux RND transporter periplasmic adaptor subunit: MKASRMILFNLIALVILAALVLGGYYYLYQRWNYIATDDARVWADLVPVSPAVPGRLSGWKGTVGQTFNQGDTIGQIDGAGDAGRITAPISGSIIQSNVADGQIVSPGQPLATMADMKKLYILANIEETRIADVNIGADVDVTVDADPGTTIKGRVDQVGLAANSVFSLFPQQNTTGNYTRVVQRIPVKISMSAYDQDIVPGMNATVRIHKS, from the coding sequence GTGAAAGCTTCCCGCATGATCCTTTTCAATCTCATCGCCTTGGTGATTCTCGCCGCATTGGTGCTCGGTGGTTACTACTATCTGTATCAACGCTGGAACTATATCGCCACCGACGACGCCCGGGTGTGGGCGGATTTGGTGCCGGTCAGTCCCGCAGTTCCGGGACGGTTGAGCGGTTGGAAGGGGACGGTGGGCCAGACCTTTAATCAAGGCGATACCATCGGTCAAATCGACGGTGCGGGGGACGCCGGCCGCATCACCGCCCCCATCAGCGGATCGATCATCCAGAGCAACGTCGCAGATGGCCAAATCGTCTCCCCCGGCCAGCCCCTGGCGACGATGGCAGACATGAAAAAGCTCTACATTCTCGCCAATATCGAAGAAACCCGCATCGCCGATGTCAATATCGGGGCGGACGTGGACGTCACAGTTGATGCGGACCCCGGAACCACCATCAAGGGCCGGGTGGATCAAGTCGGGCTCGCCGCCAACTCCGTCTTTTCATTGTTCCCTCAGCAAAATACCACGGGGAATTATACCCGGGTGGTGCAGCGGATCCCGGTGAAGATCTCCATGTCGGCCTATGACCAGGATATTGTTCCGGGGATGAACGCCACCGTCCGGATTCACAAGAGTTGA
- a CDS encoding Ger(x)C family spore germination protein — MKREGRGWPKKSGWLIVVLFAIVLTGCWDRVEVTDLALVIGMGIDDAGQNGVDVTVQLLSPTGQTTGGGQGQGTMGGGDSSGKRAFINYQQRGKTVQEALDRLYRVLPRRPFVAHNTVVVFGRRYAEKGFDQALDYIERERNFRRSQMFVVTSGTARELLDVQTSPERVNARGLRKLADQQLRTSITEPSVELRVVNDLLSPSQSPVMAWIDPVDNEPRVMGVGLFRGGKLVDLLPVRESQGLMWLLGRSGQAFIHIPCPGGGPSSTGQRLSIRLLHAELDVDPVVTSSGVVFRVHGYGQGEVDAVCEGDTPTPERMQEWGKIVAQYMETEMDRTLQRLKAKHVDAAQFGTRLFRKNPELWRSVARQWPEMFTKCRAEYDLQINLQRSGMISQSPLTDQSPENYPPQHDPGRR; from the coding sequence GTGAAAAGAGAAGGAAGAGGCTGGCCAAAAAAGAGTGGATGGCTCATCGTCGTTCTTTTCGCCATTGTGCTCACGGGTTGCTGGGATCGGGTGGAAGTAACAGACCTCGCCCTGGTCATCGGCATGGGGATCGACGACGCTGGGCAAAACGGGGTCGATGTCACCGTCCAACTCCTCTCCCCCACCGGGCAAACCACCGGGGGTGGGCAAGGCCAGGGAACCATGGGCGGCGGCGATTCGAGCGGAAAACGCGCGTTTATCAATTATCAACAACGAGGAAAAACGGTTCAGGAAGCTTTGGACCGGCTGTACCGCGTACTGCCGCGCCGGCCCTTCGTGGCCCACAACACAGTGGTGGTCTTCGGCCGCCGTTACGCCGAGAAAGGCTTCGACCAGGCCTTGGATTATATCGAGCGTGAGCGCAACTTCCGCCGGTCGCAAATGTTTGTGGTCACGAGCGGCACCGCCCGGGAACTGCTCGACGTCCAGACGAGCCCCGAGCGGGTCAACGCCCGGGGCTTGCGCAAACTGGCGGACCAACAACTGCGAACGTCCATCACCGAGCCCAGCGTCGAGTTGCGCGTGGTAAACGACCTTCTCAGCCCGTCCCAATCCCCGGTCATGGCCTGGATCGACCCGGTCGATAACGAGCCGAGGGTCATGGGTGTCGGTTTGTTTCGAGGGGGAAAATTGGTGGACCTCCTGCCCGTCCGGGAGAGCCAAGGCCTGATGTGGCTCCTTGGTCGCTCGGGTCAAGCGTTCATCCATATTCCCTGTCCTGGAGGCGGTCCCTCGTCCACAGGCCAGCGCCTTTCGATACGACTTCTCCACGCCGAACTGGACGTTGATCCCGTCGTAACTTCTTCGGGCGTCGTGTTTCGGGTGCACGGTTACGGTCAAGGAGAGGTGGACGCCGTGTGTGAGGGAGATACGCCAACCCCGGAGCGGATGCAGGAATGGGGAAAGATCGTGGCCCAATACATGGAGACAGAGATGGACCGCACTCTCCAGCGCCTCAAGGCCAAGCATGTGGACGCCGCCCAGTTCGGCACCCGGCTGTTCCGGAAAAATCCAGAACTCTGGCGCTCGGTGGCCCGCCAGTGGCCGGAGATGTTCACGAAATGTCGGGCGGAATATGATCTGCAAATCAATCTGCAGCGCTCTGGGATGATCTCCCAATCGCCTCTGACAGACCAATCCCCGGAAAACTACCCGCCCCAGCACGATCCGGGCCGAAGGTGA
- a CDS encoding MarR family winged helix-turn-helix transcriptional regulator, with amino-acid sequence MRDEQISELIELMRRTMREFKQRVHQELREYDLTVPQMWVLRTLHHEGTHSLAELSRRVGMSTSTASGIVDRLVRMGLVDRVRDEQDRRVVWVSLSAQGQALVAKVPALHMDYFRTLLEKMPSEEAEGLIRHLKTLLTIIEESQMDGSR; translated from the coding sequence ATGCGAGATGAACAAATCAGTGAACTGATCGAGTTAATGCGGCGCACCATGCGGGAATTCAAACAGCGGGTGCATCAGGAGTTGCGGGAGTACGACCTCACCGTTCCGCAGATGTGGGTCTTGCGAACGCTTCATCACGAAGGCACCCATTCCTTGGCCGAGCTGAGTCGGCGGGTGGGCATGTCCACCAGCACGGCGAGCGGGATCGTGGATCGCCTGGTGCGCATGGGCCTGGTGGACCGGGTCCGGGACGAGCAGGATCGGCGGGTGGTGTGGGTGAGTCTCAGTGCACAGGGCCAGGCTTTGGTCGCCAAGGTTCCGGCTTTGCATATGGACTATTTTCGAACGTTGTTGGAAAAAATGCCGTCGGAGGAGGCGGAGGGGTTAATCCGCCATCTGAAGACGTTGTTGACCATCATCGAAGAGTCCCAAATGGACGGATCCCGTTAG
- a CDS encoding spore germination protein, giving the protein MVRRDGEGRGKNRKNKQISWSDPQGRGEGAAGLSPEIDRLYQQIQEMWTKCDDVQFRWIETAGRRGFIIWIYTLIGKELAQESILEPLTTLEKAETVTDVQRALRSPSLRLVNSVEEINIAVGEGAAVLCLDGFNQAIVLDVMQFQGRPVERSTLEAVVRGPQEAFTESLEMNLGLIRRRLKSPRVKVEYMALGRVSKTMVALVYIQGIVKPGYVKECQERLNRIDADSILDSGYIEELIDDAPLSPFPTIEYTERPDRLAAEALQGRVGIVVDGSPNALLIPALFVNFLQSPEDYFERYSMALAVRLLRHMYFWIALLLPATYVALLSYHQEMIPTTLLMTLTASHEGVPFPAVVEALIMEVTFEALREAGIRLPKAVGQSVSIVGALVIGEAAVNAGIVSPAMVIIVALTGIASFTIPSYNIAITFRLLRFPMMIMAGLFGLYGIIISLLVLWIHLVSLRSFGVPYMAPIAPLVWEDLKDTFSRPPWWYMKKRPKMYETVDPTRSADIPRPLPGKAEEDPL; this is encoded by the coding sequence ATGGTGCGACGCGATGGAGAGGGACGCGGAAAGAATCGCAAAAACAAACAAATTTCCTGGTCAGATCCCCAGGGCAGGGGGGAGGGAGCCGCGGGCTTATCCCCGGAGATCGACCGGCTTTATCAACAGATTCAAGAGATGTGGACAAAGTGCGATGACGTCCAGTTCCGCTGGATCGAGACCGCAGGACGGCGGGGATTCATCATCTGGATCTACACGTTGATCGGCAAAGAACTGGCCCAAGAAAGTATTCTTGAACCGTTGACCACCCTGGAAAAGGCGGAAACTGTGACAGATGTCCAACGGGCTTTGCGCAGCCCTTCTCTTCGCCTTGTAAACAGTGTGGAAGAGATCAACATCGCCGTGGGGGAGGGGGCGGCGGTTCTGTGCCTGGACGGATTCAACCAGGCGATCGTCCTGGACGTCATGCAGTTCCAAGGGCGCCCGGTGGAACGTTCGACGCTGGAGGCGGTGGTCCGGGGCCCCCAGGAGGCTTTCACCGAAAGTCTGGAAATGAACCTCGGCCTCATCCGCCGCAGGCTCAAAAGCCCTCGGGTCAAAGTGGAATATATGGCCCTGGGCCGGGTGTCGAAAACAATGGTCGCCCTGGTCTACATCCAGGGCATCGTCAAACCGGGTTATGTCAAAGAGTGCCAGGAGCGCCTGAATCGGATTGACGCAGATTCCATCCTCGACTCCGGATACATCGAGGAGCTGATCGACGACGCGCCCCTGTCCCCTTTTCCCACCATCGAATACACCGAGCGCCCGGACCGCCTCGCCGCCGAGGCTCTGCAGGGCCGGGTGGGGATCGTCGTGGACGGCAGCCCAAACGCCTTGCTCATCCCGGCTCTCTTCGTCAACTTCCTGCAGTCCCCGGAAGATTATTTTGAACGGTACAGCATGGCCCTGGCCGTTCGCCTGCTGCGGCATATGTATTTCTGGATCGCCCTGCTTTTGCCCGCCACTTATGTGGCCCTGTTGTCGTATCACCAAGAGATGATCCCCACCACCCTGTTAATGACCCTGACCGCCTCCCACGAAGGCGTGCCCTTCCCCGCCGTCGTCGAGGCGTTAATCATGGAAGTGACTTTCGAAGCCCTGCGGGAAGCCGGTATCCGCCTGCCCAAGGCTGTCGGCCAATCGGTGAGCATCGTCGGCGCCCTGGTGATCGGCGAGGCGGCCGTCAACGCCGGCATCGTATCGCCCGCCATGGTCATCATCGTAGCGTTGACGGGAATCGCGTCCTTTACGATCCCCAGTTACAACATCGCCATCACCTTCCGGCTCCTGCGTTTTCCCATGATGATCATGGCAGGGCTGTTCGGACTGTACGGCATCATCATTTCTCTACTCGTCCTGTGGATCCACTTGGTTTCCCTGCGGTCTTTCGGCGTGCCTTACATGGCTCCCATCGCCCCCCTGGTGTGGGAGGATCTCAAGGACACGTTTAGCCGCCCGCCGTGGTGGTACATGAAAAAGCGCCCGAAGATGTACGAAACGGTGGACCCCACCCGCAGTGCGGACATCCCTCGCCCTCTGCCGGGGAAAGCCGAGGAGGACCCGCTGTGA
- a CDS encoding HlyD family efflux transporter periplasmic adaptor subunit yields the protein MRRLVLLNLILWLAVAAAAGAAGFFFWDKAQYIRTNRAQVGADLVVISAPEVGRLTQWSVKTGDRVSAGTVLGTLQPLAVSPMPGTGSGLSPGSAGGAGRTGQGSGGGEGKTAPPALTAVGGGPAATVFAVSPTHPVVSSGSGDVRDGAVLQNRFGLRPRVAAVRARSTARPGSSVRPGVRTGVLPAPPRPVSPDTAPRSAPVPTPPPPVNLTSPIDGVLLYTAAAPGTIWAPGRTLAVLADLSKPFVNAYIDDNALKNLSVGKDVDVFLDAYPGTSFPGKVVRIADAAGSFAAPELPSAAGTNQTRPTVRVPVRIAVDDFSGKYVVPGMNASVRIHR from the coding sequence ATGAGACGCCTTGTGCTGCTCAACCTGATTCTCTGGCTGGCTGTGGCCGCTGCGGCGGGGGCAGCCGGCTTCTTTTTCTGGGATAAAGCACAATATATCCGTACGAACCGGGCTCAGGTGGGGGCGGACCTGGTGGTGATCAGCGCTCCGGAGGTGGGCAGGCTGACCCAGTGGTCGGTGAAAACGGGTGATCGGGTTTCCGCCGGGACGGTGCTGGGCACCCTTCAGCCCTTGGCCGTCTCCCCGATGCCCGGGACCGGTTCCGGGCTGAGCCCGGGATCGGCCGGGGGTGCGGGCCGGACGGGTCAGGGAAGCGGGGGCGGGGAGGGAAAAACGGCGCCGCCGGCCCTCACCGCCGTCGGCGGAGGGCCCGCCGCGACCGTTTTTGCTGTTTCACCAACGCATCCCGTTGTGTCATCCGGATCGGGCGATGTGCGGGATGGGGCGGTCTTGCAAAACCGGTTCGGCCTTCGCCCCCGAGTCGCCGCTGTCCGCGCCCGATCCACGGCTCGCCCCGGGTCTTCGGTCCGTCCCGGGGTTCGCACCGGCGTGCTCCCCGCGCCGCCCCGCCCGGTTTCGCCGGACACCGCGCCGCGGTCTGCACCGGTGCCCACTCCTCCTCCGCCGGTGAACCTCACGAGCCCCATCGATGGCGTACTGCTCTATACGGCCGCGGCCCCCGGGACGATTTGGGCCCCCGGGCGGACCTTGGCCGTCCTGGCCGACCTCTCAAAACCCTTTGTGAACGCCTACATCGACGACAACGCCCTCAAGAATCTGTCCGTGGGGAAAGACGTGGACGTGTTCCTGGACGCGTATCCCGGCACATCCTTTCCGGGGAAAGTGGTCCGCATCGCCGACGCCGCCGGATCCTTCGCGGCCCCGGAGCTGCCGTCCGCGGCGGGCACGAACCAAACCCGGCCCACCGTGCGGGTGCCGGTGCGAATCGCCGTGGATGATTTTTCCGGCAAATACGTGGTACCGGGGATGAATGCGTCCGTTCGGATTCATCGGTAG
- a CDS encoding DHA2 family efflux MFS transporter permease subunit, which produces MDNPSENGGTRDSRPPTDAPSTEAGSSAVSGLGGAALGARLPEGMRFGPLMAVLMLGVFLAILNQTLLNVAIPHMMNEFNVSADTIQWVMTAYMLVNGVLIPISAFLMETFGSKTLFVVAMAFFTVGSLICGVATDFPLMLTGRIVQAVGGGILMPLVMNIFLAIFPPEARGRAMGFLGLGMIFAPAVGPTLSGWVVQYYTWRLLFYGMVPLGILVILMGVVYLRDIPHKHRPPLDLYGVVMSILGFGALLYGFSEAGSGGWGQTQVIAGLSVGAIGVFLFVLRELSAAEPMLDFRIFRYDMFALSSLINAIITMALFAGMFLLPIYLQNLRGFTPLQAGLLLLPGALIMGVMSPVSGALFDRMGPRPLAGVGLIITAVTTFEFTKLTMQTSYNHILALYVIRSFGMSLLMMPIMTAGLNQLPMVKNSHGTALSNTVRQVAGAIGTAFLTTVFTTRNDFHLRMYLDPINRYDPFVQQSVQQMVGAASSAGLPPAQAQGLGALGLYGSVAQQAAVQGIDDAFWWATGLTVLGLLFSFFLRDVRRDRKGAARGPVLTDGALAQESPSGTDPSGTDPSGPAPGRPSHRGPEGPLQPEGGQA; this is translated from the coding sequence ATGGACAATCCGTCCGAAAACGGCGGGACACGCGATTCCCGGCCTCCCACCGACGCACCGAGTACTGAGGCGGGGTCGAGTGCGGTATCGGGCCTCGGGGGCGCGGCGTTGGGGGCCCGGCTGCCCGAGGGGATGCGCTTCGGTCCCCTGATGGCGGTGCTCATGCTCGGGGTGTTTCTGGCCATTCTCAACCAAACGCTGTTGAACGTGGCGATCCCCCACATGATGAACGAATTCAACGTGTCGGCGGACACGATCCAGTGGGTGATGACCGCCTACATGTTGGTGAACGGCGTACTGATCCCCATCTCCGCCTTTTTAATGGAAACTTTCGGGAGTAAAACGCTGTTTGTGGTGGCGATGGCCTTTTTTACGGTGGGCTCCCTCATCTGCGGCGTCGCCACAGATTTCCCCCTGATGCTCACCGGGCGGATCGTCCAGGCCGTGGGCGGCGGCATTCTCATGCCCTTGGTGATGAATATTTTTCTCGCTATCTTCCCCCCTGAAGCCCGGGGGCGGGCGATGGGATTTCTTGGGCTGGGGATGATTTTCGCGCCGGCGGTCGGTCCCACCCTGTCCGGGTGGGTGGTGCAGTACTACACGTGGAGGCTTTTGTTTTACGGGATGGTTCCCCTGGGCATTCTGGTGATCCTGATGGGCGTGGTGTACCTTCGGGACATCCCTCACAAACACAGGCCCCCTTTAGATCTGTACGGCGTGGTGATGTCCATCCTGGGTTTTGGCGCCCTCCTGTACGGGTTCAGTGAGGCCGGGTCCGGGGGGTGGGGACAGACCCAGGTGATCGCCGGACTCAGCGTCGGAGCGATCGGGGTGTTCCTTTTCGTGTTGAGGGAGCTATCCGCCGCGGAACCGATGCTCGACTTCCGCATTTTTCGCTACGACATGTTCGCCCTGAGCAGCCTGATCAACGCGATCATCACCATGGCGCTTTTCGCCGGCATGTTCCTTTTGCCGATCTACTTGCAGAATCTCCGGGGCTTTACCCCCCTTCAGGCCGGATTGCTGTTGCTTCCCGGGGCTCTGATCATGGGGGTCATGTCCCCGGTCTCCGGGGCTCTCTTCGACCGGATGGGTCCCAGACCCCTGGCGGGGGTGGGGCTGATCATAACGGCCGTGACGACTTTCGAATTCACCAAACTGACGATGCAAACCAGTTATAACCATATTCTGGCGCTCTACGTCATCCGGTCCTTTGGGATGTCCCTTCTCATGATGCCGATCATGACCGCCGGGCTGAACCAGCTGCCGATGGTGAAAAATAGCCATGGCACGGCCTTATCAAATACGGTTCGGCAGGTGGCCGGGGCCATTGGGACGGCGTTTCTGACCACCGTGTTCACCACCCGCAACGACTTCCATCTTCGGATGTACCTCGACCCGATAAACCGATATGATCCCTTTGTCCAGCAGTCCGTGCAACAGATGGTCGGTGCGGCATCCTCGGCGGGTTTGCCGCCGGCCCAGGCCCAGGGGCTGGGGGCCCTGGGTTTGTACGGCAGTGTAGCCCAGCAGGCGGCGGTCCAAGGGATTGATGATGCCTTTTGGTGGGCGACGGGGTTGACGGTGTTGGGGCTCCTGTTTAGCTTTTTCTTGCGGGATGTGCGCCGGGACCGCAAGGGTGCCGCCCGGGGACCGGTTCTCACCGACGGCGCCCTTGCGCAGGAGTCGCCGTCGGGGACGGATCCGTCCGGAACGGACCCTTCCGGGCCAGCCCCGGGCCGGCCCTCGCACCGGGGTCCGGAGGGGCCGCTGCAGCCCGAGGGCGGGCAGGCCTGA